A region from the Haliaeetus albicilla chromosome 16, bHalAlb1.1, whole genome shotgun sequence genome encodes:
- the CD151 gene encoding CD151 antigen, giving the protein MREYTEKKETCGTICLKYLLFIFNFFFWLAGGAVMAVGTWTLAEKSDYISLLSSSTYSATAYILVVAGVVVMVTGILGCCATFKERRNLLRVYFILLLCIFLLEIIAGILAYIYYQQLSMELKQNLKNTMTQKYRKEGEESVTSAVDKLQQEFKCCGSNNYTDWADSLWIKSPEANGRKVPDSCCKTITDLCGRRDHPSNIYKESGCITKLENFIQEHLKIIGAVGISIACVQIFGMIFTCCLYKSLKPEPY; this is encoded by the exons ATGCGTGAGTATAcggaaaagaaggaaacatgTGGGACCATCTGTCTCAAGTACCTGCTCTTCATCTTCAACTTCTTTTTCTGG CTGGCTGGTGGGGCCGTGATGGCAGTGGGCACCTGGACCCTAGCTGAGAAGAGTGACTACATCagcctgctctcctccagcacGTATTCGGCAACTGCTTATATTCTGGTGGTGGCTGGGGTGGTTGTCATGGTTACCGGCATCCTTGGTTGCTGTGCCACCTTCAAAGAGCGTCGGAATTTGCTAAGAGTG TACTTCATATTGTTGCTGTGCATTTTTCTCCTGGAGATCATTGCTGGAATCCTGGCCTATATCTACTACCAGCAG CTAAGCATGGAGCTGAAGCAAAATTTGAAGAACACCATGACCCAGAAGTACcggaaggagggagaagagagtgTTACCAGCGCAGTAGACAAACTGCAGCAGGAG TTCAAGTGCTGTGGGAGCAACAACTACACAGACTGGGCTGACAGCCTGTGGATCAAATCTCCAGAGGCCAATGGACGGAAAGTCCCAGACAGCTGTTGTAAGACAATAACCGACCTGTGTGGCCGAAGAGACCATCCTTCCAACATCTACAAGGAG AGCGGTTGCATTACCAAGCTGGAAAACTTCATTCAAGAGCATCTGAAAATTATCGGGGCAGTGGGGATCAGCATTGCTTGCGTGCAG ATCTTTGGGATGATTTTCACCTGCTGCTTGTACAAGAGTTTAAAACCAGAACCATATTAA
- the POLR2L gene encoding DNA-directed RNA polymerases I, II, and III subunit RPABC5, protein MIIPVRCFTCGKIVGNKWEAYLGLLQAEYTEGDALDALGLKRYCCRRMLLAHVDLIEKLLNYAPLEK, encoded by the exons ATGATCATCCCAGTCAGATGCTTCACCTGCGGCAAAATAGTTGGAAACAAGTGGGAAGCCTATCTCGGCCTTCTGCAAGCAGAATATACAGAAGG AGATGCCCTGGATGCCCTTGGTTTGAAGAGATACTGCTGCCGCAGAATGCTCCTAGCCCACGTGGATCTGATTGAGAAGCTTTTGAATTACGCACCCCTGgagaaataa